The following are from one region of the Gloeomargarita lithophora Alchichica-D10 genome:
- a CDS encoding Coq4 family protein translates to MIAETANLAPMMALQPYLALLAGDVELNVVGEMSDALLNTSSFALAVRHLQANDQCAELIAERYMAEDHDIAHLLTYPTDSLGFIYAQSMQAKGFRAEDLYKDVPIYSDASYVEARLSQTHDIWHIVTGFGVSEIEEIGLQAFHLPQFPYPLAVSLLSSSLMSSLLFAPDQLPDLLSAIHTGWVMGKTAKSCFAQKWEERWDKPLAEWRHDLQISPLI, encoded by the coding sequence ATGATTGCCGAAACAGCAAACCTAGCACCGATGATGGCCTTACAACCCTACCTTGCCCTGCTTGCGGGGGATGTAGAGCTAAATGTGGTGGGAGAAATGAGCGATGCTTTGCTAAACACATCTTCTTTTGCATTGGCGGTGAGACATTTGCAGGCCAATGATCAATGTGCCGAGTTGATTGCCGAACGCTACATGGCAGAGGATCACGACATCGCCCATCTTTTAACTTACCCGACCGATTCCTTGGGATTTATCTATGCCCAATCCATGCAAGCCAAGGGGTTTCGGGCAGAGGATTTGTATAAAGATGTGCCAATTTATTCTGATGCCAGCTATGTGGAAGCACGCCTCAGCCAAACCCATGATATTTGGCATATCGTCACCGGTTTTGGGGTTTCTGAAATCGAAGAGATTGGCCTCCAAGCCTTTCATTTACCCCAATTTCCCTATCCTTTGGCGGTGTCTTTACTTTCCAGTAGTTTGATGTCCAGTTTACTGTTTGCTCCTGACCAGTTACCCGATTTGTTGTCAGCGATCCACACCGGATGGGTGATGGGAAAAACCGCAAAATCCTGCTTTGCTCAGAAGTGGGAAGAGCGTTGGGACAAGCCTTTAGCCGAATGGCGGCACGATTTGCAGATTTCACCGCTGATCTAA
- a CDS encoding sulfiredoxin, whose protein sequence is MQIMELPLAQIRRPLPRRTDPAKVRQLMASISTIGQQEPIEVLEVNGQYYGFSGCHRYEALQRLERPTIRCRVRRATPEVLRLHLA, encoded by the coding sequence ATGCAGATCATGGAGTTGCCTTTAGCCCAGATTCGGCGGCCATTGCCCCGGCGCACTGACCCGGCAAAAGTCAGGCAGTTGATGGCTTCCATCAGTACAATTGGGCAGCAGGAACCGATCGAGGTGCTGGAGGTGAATGGCCAGTACTACGGGTTTTCCGGGTGTCATCGTTACGAAGCCCTGCAACGGCTGGAGCGTCCTACCATTCGCTGTCGGGTGCGGCGGGCGACCCCGGAGGTACTGCGGCTCCATCTGGCCTGA
- a CDS encoding baeRF3 domain-containing protein has translation MPIPCQRYLATVLAPLETPCISVYLPTHRSHPDNLQDPIRFKNLVKQVDESLAQSYSGRERQPWLEPWERLQNDEEFWHLTLDGLAVLASPSRFDVFTLPRSVPERVVVADSFHLKPLLRYSQSADRYHVLAVAEDKYALFEGNRYALDPIPEPSLTGSVRTPAGSDPRAEVVTGEGMAAYFREVDRVVTAAVSQPSELPMLLAALPENVTPFRSGAKNPHLLPETLVGDPFALDTETLRQRSWAVMESYYLARLAQLREHFGTALAREQGTGDLAEAARAAVAGRIGTLLIDSDQVMPGRIDPTTGAIQAADLSDPTIDDQLDDLAEWVLKMGGDVVVVPGERMPTTSGLAAIYRY, from the coding sequence ATGCCCATTCCCTGCCAGCGTTATCTCGCCACGGTGTTGGCTCCCCTGGAAACCCCCTGTATTTCGGTTTATCTCCCCACCCATCGGAGCCACCCGGATAATCTGCAAGACCCAATTCGCTTCAAAAATTTGGTCAAACAGGTAGATGAGTCCCTGGCGCAGTCCTATTCAGGGCGGGAGCGGCAACCCTGGTTAGAGCCTTGGGAGCGACTGCAGAACGACGAAGAATTTTGGCATCTGACCCTAGACGGGTTGGCGGTGTTGGCTTCCCCCAGCCGGTTTGACGTGTTCACACTGCCCCGCTCGGTGCCAGAACGGGTGGTGGTGGCGGATTCTTTTCACCTGAAACCGCTGTTGCGCTATAGTCAGTCTGCGGATCGGTACCATGTGTTGGCGGTGGCGGAGGATAAGTACGCCCTATTTGAGGGCAATCGGTATGCCCTTGACCCCATCCCTGAGCCAAGTTTAACCGGGTCGGTACGGACTCCAGCGGGTTCCGACCCCCGGGCGGAGGTGGTGACCGGGGAGGGAATGGCGGCCTATTTTCGGGAAGTAGATCGGGTGGTGACGGCGGCGGTTTCCCAGCCCAGCGAATTGCCCATGCTGTTGGCGGCCTTGCCCGAAAATGTGACCCCGTTTCGGAGTGGGGCGAAAAACCCCCATCTACTGCCAGAAACCCTGGTGGGCGACCCCTTTGCCCTGGATACGGAAACCCTGCGCCAACGGTCTTGGGCGGTGATGGAGTCCTACTACCTGGCGCGGCTGGCGCAACTGCGGGAACATTTTGGCACGGCACTGGCACGGGAGCAGGGCACGGGGGATTTGGCGGAGGCGGCACGGGCGGCGGTGGCGGGGCGGATTGGCACCCTGCTCATTGACAGCGACCAGGTGATGCCGGGGCGGATTGACCCCACTACCGGGGCGATCCAGGCGGCTGACCTGAGTGACCCCACCATTGATGACCAGTTGGATGACCTGGCGGAATGGGTGCTAAAAATGGGGGGCGATGTGGTGGTGGTGCCAGGGGAACGGATGCCCACTACCAGCGGGTTGGCCGCCATCTATCGCTATTAA
- a CDS encoding WG repeat-containing protein: MIKFGLKIGLTGILALGLTGCGLLDTIRGYVRSQPQEQAIETPTAFVPTGTEAIPPQFAFVGEFDDTGLAPAAVPDPQNKDRRLWGFINTQGEMVIAPQFQCEYGEDEIPCGPFVDGIARVVRERKTGDKPEDSIIEFGFINRTGTFIAPPQFIYANDFSDGLAAVTVGKDFQAAKVGYLNAQGELAIQPQFLSAGSFQQGYAPACQGPDYERAKCGVIDKTGKFVVPPKYDWIDMNGYQNGLLKVMLNEKWGFIR, translated from the coding sequence ATGATTAAATTTGGGTTAAAAATTGGCTTGACCGGCATCCTGGCCTTGGGCTTAACTGGCTGTGGATTGCTCGACACAATCCGGGGCTACGTCCGTTCCCAGCCTCAGGAACAAGCCATCGAAACGCCGACCGCCTTTGTCCCCACCGGAACAGAAGCCATTCCGCCCCAATTTGCCTTTGTGGGGGAATTTGACGATACCGGTCTGGCACCCGCCGCTGTCCCTGACCCACAAAATAAAGACCGCAGGCTGTGGGGCTTTATCAACACCCAGGGGGAAATGGTGATCGCCCCCCAGTTTCAGTGCGAATACGGGGAAGATGAAATTCCCTGCGGCCCTTTTGTGGACGGCATTGCCCGGGTGGTACGGGAGCGCAAAACCGGGGATAAACCGGAAGATAGCATCATAGAATTTGGGTTTATCAACCGCACGGGCACCTTTATTGCCCCGCCCCAATTTATCTACGCCAACGACTTCAGCGATGGACTAGCGGCAGTGACCGTGGGCAAAGACTTTCAGGCCGCCAAGGTGGGGTATCTCAATGCCCAGGGAGAACTGGCGATCCAACCCCAATTTCTCTCGGCGGGGAGTTTCCAGCAGGGCTATGCCCCAGCGTGCCAAGGGCCGGACTACGAACGGGCGAAATGCGGGGTGATTGACAAAACCGGCAAGTTTGTGGTACCCCCCAAATACGATTGGATTGACATGAATGGCTACCAGAATGGCCTCCTCAAGGTGATGCTGAATGAAAAGTGGGGCTTTATCCGTTAA
- a CDS encoding ABC transporter six-transmembrane domain-containing protein: MVRLLSRIFNTNYPSLLVTYGLTLLENILELLYPLLIGRAIDDLLQEKYMGIISLASLWLLHTGIEVARNIFDTITFTRIYNNLVVSVVLDQHRKGVASSQIAARSALSREFVDFFEQDVPNLVTSIFGLIGSLVMLLLFDLRIVGYCLLIIILITLMQKFFIKKYLGFNYS; this comes from the coding sequence ATGGTTCGTTTGCTTAGTAGAATTTTTAACACGAACTATCCATCTTTGCTTGTCACCTATGGACTAACATTACTAGAAAATATCCTGGAATTGCTTTATCCTCTGCTAATTGGACGGGCAATTGATGATCTACTCCAGGAAAAATACATGGGCATTATTTCTTTGGCTAGTTTGTGGCTTCTTCACACGGGCATCGAAGTGGCTAGGAATATTTTTGACACGATTACATTTACCAGAATTTACAATAATTTAGTAGTCTCCGTCGTTTTAGATCAGCATCGAAAAGGAGTTGCATCTTCACAAATTGCCGCCCGCTCGGCATTGTCTAGGGAATTTGTAGATTTCTTTGAGCAAGATGTTCCTAATTTAGTGACTTCTATATTTGGTTTAATTGGGTCGTTGGTTATGCTTTTATTGTTTGACTTACGGATAGTCGGCTATTGTCTGCTGATAATTATTCTTATTACTTTGATGCAAAAATTTTTTATTAAAAAATATCTTGGTTTTAACTATAGCTAA
- a CDS encoding R3H domain-containing nucleic acid-binding protein produces MVHSPAHPEHLTVTDDLEQLLVIIPPPIRQPLEQHPQLQQIIEIVLDLGRQPEARFPEHTEYLHPDPVTQQDLDYAIAQVGEFSGDNRAGIERTLHRISGIRNRQGKIIGLTCRVGRAVFGTVSLIRDLVETGQSILLLGRPGVGKTTALREIARVLADDLHKRVVIIDTSNEIAGDGDIPHPAIGRARRMQVARPELQHQVMIEAVENHMPEAIIIDEIGTELEALAARTIAERGVQLIGTAHGNQIENLMKNPTLADLIGGIQAVTLGDDEARRRGTQKTVLERKAPPTFTIAVEMQERYRWVIHEQVADTVDNLLRGRKGATQLRTLGEGGQVLTTHELPAPEPQPPTQLRRWRRAGRMVALPENSEAGEEFAQLLDHAINEDPLPFEGYLQREGDDPVHLYPYGVSLELLNQVVMALDLPVILVRDIDQADVLLTPRVQARQNPKVRQMAKSRQIPVYTVKGNTLPHITRALRRLLRLDEGEPGEDWPLLTQGREEDEVEALEEARLAVEQIVIPTGQPVELLPRPPAIRKMQHELVEHYRLRSDSFGEEPNRRLRIFPA; encoded by the coding sequence ATGGTTCATTCCCCCGCCCATCCCGAACATTTGACCGTTACCGACGACCTGGAACAATTACTGGTCATTATTCCGCCCCCGATTCGCCAGCCCCTGGAACAGCACCCCCAACTCCAGCAGATTATCGAAATTGTCTTGGATTTGGGGCGACAACCGGAAGCGCGGTTCCCGGAACACACGGAATACCTGCACCCCGACCCGGTGACCCAGCAGGATTTGGACTACGCCATCGCCCAGGTGGGGGAATTTAGCGGCGACAACCGGGCAGGCATTGAGCGCACCCTGCACCGGATCAGCGGCATCCGCAACCGGCAAGGAAAAATCATTGGCCTCACCTGTCGGGTGGGGCGGGCGGTATTTGGCACCGTGAGTTTGATCCGGGATTTGGTGGAAACCGGCCAGTCCATTCTTTTGCTGGGGCGACCGGGGGTGGGCAAAACCACCGCCCTGCGGGAAATTGCCCGGGTGTTGGCCGATGACCTGCACAAACGGGTGGTGATCATTGACACCTCCAACGAAATCGCTGGCGATGGAGACATTCCCCACCCCGCCATTGGCCGTGCCCGCCGGATGCAGGTCGCCCGCCCCGAACTCCAGCATCAGGTGATGATCGAAGCGGTGGAGAATCACATGCCCGAAGCGATCATTATTGACGAAATTGGCACGGAACTCGAAGCCCTGGCCGCCCGCACCATCGCCGAACGGGGGGTGCAATTGATCGGCACAGCCCACGGCAATCAGATTGAAAACCTGATGAAAAACCCCACCCTGGCCGATTTAATTGGCGGCATCCAGGCGGTGACCCTGGGGGATGACGAAGCCCGCCGCCGGGGTACCCAAAAAACCGTTTTGGAGCGTAAAGCCCCCCCCACCTTTACCATCGCCGTGGAAATGCAGGAACGGTATCGCTGGGTGATCCACGAGCAGGTGGCCGATACGGTGGACAACCTCCTGCGGGGACGCAAAGGAGCCACCCAACTGCGTACCCTGGGGGAAGGGGGGCAGGTGCTCACCACCCACGAACTGCCCGCCCCCGAACCCCAGCCCCCCACCCAACTGCGGCGGTGGCGGCGGGCGGGACGCATGGTAGCCCTCCCCGAAAACTCCGAAGCCGGGGAAGAATTTGCCCAACTGCTCGACCACGCCATCAACGAAGACCCCCTGCCTTTTGAGGGCTATTTGCAACGGGAGGGGGACGACCCGGTGCATCTTTACCCCTACGGCGTGAGCTTGGAATTGCTCAACCAGGTGGTGATGGCCTTGGATTTGCCGGTTATTTTGGTGCGGGACATTGACCAGGCGGATGTCCTGCTCACCCCCCGGGTACAGGCGCGGCAAAACCCCAAGGTGCGCCAGATGGCCAAGTCCCGGCAAATACCCGTTTACACCGTCAAAGGCAATACCCTGCCCCACATCACCCGCGCCCTGCGGCGGTTACTGCGCCTGGATGAGGGGGAACCGGGGGAGGACTGGCCGCTACTCACCCAGGGACGGGAGGAGGACGAGGTGGAAGCCTTAGAAGAAGCCCGCCTCGCCGTGGAGCAGATTGTCATTCCCACCGGCCAACCCGTGGAACTGCTGCCCCGCCCCCCCGCCATCCGCAAAATGCAACACGAACTGGTGGAGCATTACCGCCTGCGTTCCGACAGCTTTGGGGAAGAACCCAACCGCCGTCTCCGTATTTTCCCGGCCTAA
- the cutA gene encoding divalent-cation tolerance protein CutA, producing MAEALIVLVTVGERSEADNIAQALVGEKLAACVGIMPIESVYLWEGEWENQVEFQLVIKTVKSRYPQVEAKILEHHTYEIPEIIALPVVAASERYLNWVIQQTG from the coding sequence ATGGCGGAAGCACTGATTGTCCTGGTCACGGTGGGGGAGCGGAGCGAGGCGGATAACATCGCCCAGGCGTTGGTGGGGGAAAAGCTGGCCGCCTGCGTGGGGATCATGCCGATTGAGTCCGTTTACCTGTGGGAGGGGGAGTGGGAAAACCAGGTGGAATTTCAACTGGTGATCAAGACTGTAAAAAGCCGTTATCCCCAGGTGGAAGCCAAGATATTGGAACATCACACCTACGAAATTCCCGAAATTATTGCCCTGCCCGTGGTAGCCGCCTCGGAACGCTACTTAAATTGGGTTATCCAACAAACCGGTTAA
- a CDS encoding TetR/AcrR family transcriptional regulator produces the protein MADRPATASGMRRQPRQARSQERVNRILDVAEELFAQQGYAATTTNGIAAQAQVPIGSLYQFFPDKTAILQALAERYGEMLHQQLTAIHEIQPVPTSLADYVEQLIDTTDRFFSENPSYYAIFMEVQGTIRELEAIDEATDAKLIRDLSQALARWSANLEPANDQVMAFVLVKAIGTLLWLSLGQKPAFRQQLVKETKRLALSYLQSYFPAGFGGDVWNP, from the coding sequence ATGGCTGATCGCCCCGCAACCGCAAGTGGAATGCGCCGCCAGCCCCGGCAAGCTCGCAGTCAGGAGCGGGTGAATCGGATTTTGGATGTGGCGGAGGAATTGTTTGCTCAGCAGGGGTACGCCGCAACGACGACCAATGGGATTGCCGCTCAAGCCCAAGTCCCCATCGGGTCGCTCTACCAGTTTTTCCCCGATAAGACGGCGATTCTGCAAGCCTTAGCCGAACGCTACGGGGAAATGCTCCATCAACAGTTGACGGCGATCCATGAGATACAGCCAGTCCCAACTTCCCTAGCGGATTATGTGGAGCAGTTGATTGACACCACCGACCGCTTTTTTTCCGAGAACCCCAGCTACTATGCCATTTTTATGGAGGTGCAGGGAACTATCCGTGAATTGGAAGCCATTGATGAGGCAACCGATGCCAAGTTAATTCGGGATTTATCCCAGGCTTTAGCCCGATGGTCTGCCAACTTAGAGCCAGCCAATGATCAAGTCATGGCCTTTGTGTTAGTGAAAGCCATCGGGACGTTACTGTGGCTCTCCCTCGGTCAAAAACCCGCATTTCGGCAACAATTAGTCAAAGAAACCAAACGGTTGGCTTTAAGTTATCTGCAAAGCTACTTCCCAGCCGGTTTTGGGGGGGATGTATGGAACCCCTAA
- a CDS encoding thylakoid membrane photosystem I accumulation factor produces the protein MTRLIAWVLVFLLTWGGFSPPGWAGLQDDRFDGNIFALYAGNGSLVPPRVTLQDALTLPERPAMLVYYLDDSRDCKVFASTVSQVQRFYGRVIDIIPITVDSLLPAAHPDPTNPIRYYRGRVPQVVLLGGKDGENHILLDEIGQVSLNHLDEVLANWFGITPRQPVPVAPRQFNDVNVELAPS, from the coding sequence ATGACACGATTGATCGCCTGGGTATTGGTGTTCCTCCTCACCTGGGGCGGGTTCAGCCCCCCCGGTTGGGCGGGGTTACAGGATGACCGCTTTGATGGCAATATCTTTGCCCTATATGCGGGGAATGGTTCCCTGGTGCCCCCGCGGGTGACGCTCCAGGATGCGCTGACACTGCCCGAACGTCCGGCCATGCTGGTCTATTACCTGGATGACAGCCGGGATTGTAAAGTTTTTGCCAGTACAGTATCCCAGGTGCAACGCTTCTATGGGCGGGTGATTGACATCATTCCCATCACCGTAGATAGTTTGCTACCGGCGGCACATCCTGACCCCACCAATCCCATCCGTTACTATCGGGGGCGGGTTCCCCAGGTGGTGCTTTTAGGGGGAAAAGATGGGGAAAACCATATCCTTTTGGATGAAATTGGGCAGGTGTCCTTAAATCATCTGGACGAAGTTTTAGCAAATTGGTTTGGCATCACGCCCCGACAACCCGTACCCGTTGCGCCCCGGCAATTTAATGATGTAAATGTGGAACTGGCACCCTCATAA
- a CDS encoding FAD-binding oxidoreductase, with translation MGIITLEPVDNWGQPVDNLGITGDNLGITGSECDKLLQVPLRPGTVAELGDTLRQGGGQAVGLQGQNSKAHWGNPRNGGLTIISTAALNRILSYEVADLVVTVEAGVKWVDLQGMLAERGQFWPVYPLYPDQATIGGMIATADGGAWRQRYGGVRDGVLGLHWVRPDGAEAKAGGRVVKNVAGYDLMKLLTGAWGTLGCITQATLRLYPLPPVTRSFLVQGADLAVLRQGLLDSALQPTAWDVLSTALVGQLGYPARVSLWLELRGTGVTVAEQVERLAVLCPGVTIKEIAPETIDQLTKILSLPGTQPQVLLKIGVLPARTVALAEYLQQIVPQAWVQLHSGVGLGRCVLAAVPANFPELVTQIREFVQPQGFVSVVAGPNIPDRWDVRGNGLSLMRRVKEQLDPQHRLNPGRWLWD, from the coding sequence ATGGGGATAATAACGCTGGAGCCTGTGGATAACTGGGGGCAACCTGTGGATAACTTGGGGATAACTGGGGATAACCTGGGGATAACTGGGTCGGAATGTGACAAATTGTTACAAGTACCCCTGCGGCCTGGGACGGTGGCGGAATTGGGGGATACTCTGCGGCAGGGTGGGGGGCAGGCGGTGGGGTTGCAGGGGCAAAACAGCAAGGCTCACTGGGGAAATCCCAGGAATGGCGGTTTAACAATTATTAGTACAGCCGCATTAAATCGTATTTTAAGCTACGAGGTGGCGGATTTGGTGGTCACGGTGGAAGCCGGGGTGAAGTGGGTAGATTTACAGGGGATGTTGGCGGAGCGGGGGCAATTTTGGCCGGTGTATCCCCTTTATCCTGACCAGGCCACCATCGGGGGGATGATTGCGACGGCGGACGGGGGAGCGTGGCGCCAGCGGTACGGCGGGGTGCGGGATGGGGTGTTGGGATTGCATTGGGTGCGCCCGGACGGTGCCGAGGCCAAGGCGGGGGGGCGGGTGGTGAAAAACGTGGCGGGTTACGACCTGATGAAGCTCTTGACCGGGGCTTGGGGCACCTTGGGCTGTATTACCCAGGCCACCTTGCGCTTGTATCCTTTGCCCCCGGTGACCCGCAGTTTTTTGGTGCAGGGGGCGGATTTGGCTGTTCTGCGCCAGGGGCTATTGGACTCGGCACTGCAACCCACCGCCTGGGATGTGTTGTCAACGGCTTTGGTAGGCCAATTGGGCTATCCGGCGCGGGTAAGTTTGTGGTTAGAATTGCGGGGGACTGGGGTGACGGTGGCGGAACAGGTGGAGCGGTTGGCAGTGCTATGCCCAGGGGTCACGATTAAGGAAATTGCCCCGGAGACGATCGATCAATTAACCAAAATCCTTAGCCTACCGGGGACGCAACCCCAGGTTTTGTTAAAAATAGGCGTACTGCCCGCCCGCACCGTCGCATTGGCAGAGTATCTCCAGCAGATTGTTCCCCAGGCGTGGGTGCAACTGCACAGCGGGGTGGGGTTGGGGCGATGTGTGCTGGCTGCGGTGCCCGCCAATTTCCCAGAATTAGTGACTCAAATCCGGGAATTTGTCCAGCCCCAGGGGTTTGTGAGTGTGGTAGCCGGCCCGAATATCCCTGACCGCTGGGATGTGCGGGGCAATGGTTTATCCCTGATGCGCCGGGTCAAGGAGCAACTCGACCCCCAACACCGGCTGAATCCAGGGCGTTGGTTGTGGGATTAG
- the rpe gene encoding ribulose-phosphate 3-epimerase has translation MAKKSVVISPSILSADFSRLGAEVQAVDHAGADWIHVDVMDGRFVPNITIGPLIVEALRPVTAKPLDVHLMIVEPERYVADFAKAGADIISVHAESSATIHLHRALNQIKELGKQAGVVLNPASSLDLISYVLDVVDLVLIMSVNPGFGGQGFIPQMVPKVRQLRQMCDERGLDPWIEVDGGLKANNTWQVLEAGANAIVAGSAVFKAPDYRTAIEGIRHSRRPELVPA, from the coding sequence ATGGCAAAAAAATCCGTGGTCATTTCGCCGTCTATCCTATCGGCGGATTTCAGTCGCTTGGGGGCGGAGGTGCAGGCGGTGGATCATGCCGGGGCGGATTGGATTCATGTGGATGTGATGGATGGCCGGTTTGTCCCCAATATCACCATCGGGCCATTGATCGTCGAAGCCCTGCGCCCGGTGACGGCCAAACCCCTGGATGTGCATCTGATGATTGTGGAGCCGGAACGGTATGTGGCGGATTTTGCCAAGGCGGGGGCGGATATAATTTCCGTTCATGCCGAAAGCAGTGCCACGATTCACCTGCACCGGGCGTTGAACCAAATCAAAGAACTGGGTAAGCAGGCGGGGGTGGTGTTGAACCCGGCCAGTTCTTTAGATTTAATTAGCTATGTGTTGGATGTGGTGGATTTGGTGCTGATTATGAGCGTCAATCCGGGGTTTGGCGGCCAGGGTTTTATTCCCCAGATGGTGCCCAAAGTCCGCCAACTGCGGCAAATGTGTGACGAACGGGGGCTTGACCCCTGGATCGAGGTGGATGGGGGTTTGAAAGCGAACAATACCTGGCAAGTCCTGGAAGCGGGTGCCAATGCGATTGTGGCGGGTTCGGCGGTGTTCAAAGCCCCGGATTATCGCACGGCCATCGAGGGGATTCGCCATTCCCGGCGCCCGGAGTTGGTACCGGCTTAA
- the dps gene encoding DNA starvation/stationary phase protection protein Dps, translated as MPTQVKPALYPTRLDLPTEVRVPVIEILNQALAHTFDLYSQTKQAHWNVKGSDFFALHELFDAMSGELLAYVDDLAERVTALAGVALGTLRTAAQASHLPAYPLDAVTGKDHLIALADRYAQYAKLVRQAIDQTAALGDADTADLFTGISRTADKRLWFLESHLHG; from the coding sequence ATGCCTACCCAAGTAAAGCCTGCACTATACCCAACCCGGTTGGATTTGCCCACCGAGGTGCGGGTGCCGGTGATTGAGATTTTGAACCAAGCCCTGGCGCATACCTTTGACCTGTACAGCCAGACCAAGCAAGCCCATTGGAATGTGAAAGGGTCGGATTTTTTTGCCCTGCACGAATTGTTTGATGCCATGAGCGGCGAATTGCTGGCCTACGTGGATGATTTGGCCGAGCGGGTGACGGCTTTGGCCGGGGTTGCCCTGGGGACGTTACGGACGGCGGCGCAGGCATCCCATTTGCCCGCATATCCCCTGGATGCGGTCACGGGTAAAGACCATCTGATTGCCCTGGCGGACCGCTACGCCCAGTATGCCAAGCTCGTGCGGCAGGCCATTGACCAGACCGCTGCCCTGGGGGATGCGGATACGGCGGATTTGTTCACCGGCATTTCCCGCACGGCGGACAAACGGCTCTGGTTTTTGGAATCCCATTTGCACGGTTAA
- a CDS encoding DUF2811 domain-containing protein, which yields MNSRVLVRAEIPGELHESLEGYLANHPDWDMHRVCSAALSLFLLQNAESDRRVARVYLDTLFRVPR from the coding sequence ATGAATAGTCGGGTGCTGGTGCGGGCGGAGATTCCGGGGGAGTTGCACGAGAGTTTGGAGGGGTATTTGGCCAACCACCCGGACTGGGATATGCACCGGGTGTGCAGTGCGGCGTTGTCGTTGTTTTTGCTCCAGAATGCGGAGAGTGACCGGCGGGTGGCCAGGGTTTATTTGGATACCCTATTTCGGGTGCCCCGGTAG
- a CDS encoding M23 family metallopeptidase translates to MRWWRGMIGLLVTAGVVGWPGASQPQKVATGAWHQASFPVEQFVSYTSPFGPRGEDFHYGLDIAAPEGSYIRNWWVGQVVQVSQDGRCGTTLIIASGQWRHIYCHLRGRAVAVKGVNYLDDPGSGLVIREGQWVATGARVGRVGMTGRTTGPHLHWGLKYDGGWIDPASILRVMYGQRRGQG, encoded by the coding sequence ATGCGGTGGTGGCGTGGCATGATTGGCCTGCTGGTGACAGCGGGGGTAGTGGGTTGGCCGGGAGCGAGTCAGCCCCAAAAGGTGGCAACCGGGGCTTGGCATCAGGCTTCCTTTCCGGTGGAGCAGTTTGTCAGTTATACGTCGCCCTTTGGTCCACGGGGGGAGGATTTTCACTACGGGCTGGACATTGCCGCCCCGGAGGGTAGTTACATCCGCAACTGGTGGGTGGGTCAGGTGGTGCAGGTCAGTCAAGATGGTCGGTGCGGTACAACGTTAATCATCGCTTCCGGGCAGTGGCGGCATATTTACTGTCATTTGCGGGGGCGGGCGGTGGCGGTGAAAGGGGTAAATTATTTAGATGACCCCGGCAGTGGTCTGGTGATCCGGGAGGGGCAATGGGTGGCGACGGGCGCCCGGGTGGGACGGGTGGGGATGACCGGGCGTACCACGGGGCCGCACTTGCATTGGGGCTTGAAGTACGACGGCGGGTGGATTGACCCGGCCAGCATCCTGCGGGTGATGTACGGTCAACGGCGGGGGCAAGGTTGA